The following are from one region of the Aquirufa lenticrescens genome:
- a CDS encoding DEAD/DEAH box helicase, translated as MGLIDLLKYVSPNQKNKILGKETTKIIRFSFVRFDYEALPIDILNEAVALYAGIELVNTSKGREMLVEALPINILENMGINGANPNEIFDKAVQLYKRDVVKFFTDFEIEDDYRKITEIDERANFEYTIPVYGESNGVSAFPHLYQLRVKKELMGHLRAPINYNTNKSLVTMPTGAGKTVLAMETIVDLFRGHFDEKPLNILWLVNSQELCEQSLIAFQKLWKQKGDRKIMAQRYYDKFNSLNFENVDKITFASFTLLTPRIVNKTSEDLKLLKMADYLFIDEAHFANADEYQNVFRSYVEQNSNPKIVGLTATPIRSDDDQFVTLKSMFNYYLKIKNDEGMDIDSPIEYLQNLEYLSKIDFQVINNASERIGQNLVDYSGYYNELHSNIERVCNTLIKNGQNTIIFAESRSHAIALSLFLKSRNVENELIVGATPTLNRKKYLERLEDKSDSLSIIVNEKILSTGIDIKGLNSIIVLCKIESVTTALQILGRAMRGPKNGGNQSNTIYLTRDNRTKLENLRLLEARVINN; from the coding sequence ATGGGACTAATAGATTTATTAAAATATGTATCTCCGAATCAGAAAAATAAAATTCTAGGTAAGGAGACTACAAAAATAATCCGTTTCAGTTTTGTTAGGTTTGACTATGAAGCATTGCCCATTGATATTCTAAATGAGGCCGTAGCATTATACGCAGGTATTGAGTTGGTCAACACATCAAAGGGGCGAGAGATGTTGGTTGAAGCATTGCCAATTAATATCCTTGAAAATATGGGGATAAATGGTGCCAATCCAAATGAAATTTTTGATAAGGCGGTTCAATTATACAAAAGAGACGTAGTAAAATTTTTTACGGATTTTGAGATTGAGGATGATTATAGAAAAATCACAGAAATTGATGAGAGAGCAAATTTTGAATATACAATACCAGTTTATGGAGAATCAAATGGTGTAAGTGCATTTCCTCATTTATATCAATTAAGGGTTAAAAAAGAATTAATGGGTCATTTAAGAGCCCCTATTAATTATAATACAAATAAATCATTAGTTACAATGCCTACGGGAGCTGGTAAAACAGTCTTGGCAATGGAGACAATTGTAGATTTATTTAGAGGGCATTTTGATGAAAAACCGCTGAACATTCTTTGGCTTGTTAACTCTCAAGAATTATGTGAACAGAGTCTAATAGCTTTTCAAAAATTATGGAAACAAAAGGGGGATAGGAAAATTATGGCCCAACGATATTATGATAAGTTTAATTCTTTGAACTTTGAAAATGTTGATAAAATTACTTTTGCTTCATTTACATTATTGACACCAAGGATAGTAAACAAAACATCTGAAGATTTGAAGCTATTGAAAATGGCGGATTATTTGTTTATCGATGAAGCTCATTTCGCTAATGCAGATGAGTATCAAAATGTTTTTAGATCTTATGTCGAACAAAATAGTAATCCTAAAATTGTTGGTTTAACTGCTACTCCAATTAGATCAGATGATGATCAATTTGTAACTTTAAAATCAATGTTTAATTACTATTTGAAAATCAAAAATGATGAAGGTATGGATATTGATAGTCCAATTGAATATCTTCAAAATCTTGAATATTTGTCCAAAATTGATTTTCAGGTAATTAATAATGCTTCTGAAAGAATTGGTCAAAATCTAGTAGATTATTCAGGGTATTATAATGAGCTTCATTCAAATATTGAAAGAGTTTGTAATACCTTAATCAAGAATGGACAGAATACAATCATTTTTGCAGAATCCCGATCTCACGCAATTGCTTTAAGTTTATTTTTAAAATCGCGAAATGTTGAAAATGAACTGATTGTTGGAGCTACTCCAACTTTGAATAGAAAAAAATACTTGGAACGTTTAGAGGATAAAAGTGATTCGCTATCAATAATTGTAAATGAAAAGATTTTATCAACAGGTATCGATATAAAAGGATTAAACTCTATAATAGTATTATGTAAAATAGAATCAGTAACAACTGCACTTCAAATTTTAGGTCGCGCTATGAGAGGTCCTAAAAATGGAGGGAATCAATCAAATACAATTTATTTAACAAGAGATAATAGAACAAAACTTGAAAACTTGAGATTGCTCGAGGCTAGAGTTATAAATAACTGA
- a CDS encoding VCBS repeat-containing protein gives MLNRISVLFLSIAVFSCSKEIIQQKLTVDWTPLNGGTVSPPTNAFEKGTVVSMIATPAGEYTFKQWSGSLSGTNNPSPLTIDADKQVTGVFEKRQYPLSLTIEGSGTVKEEVIAVATQSQYPSGTTVRLTPQPADKYEFGGWSGDLTSTSNPLDLKIDKPISLKALFQQIKFPGYKVDPNARQLGFNYWHRGTGVMADLYIALFQKPLGTRSKYGTFFNGVTTGDFNNDGWVDIFNAGANYIIPQANFTFLIWNPILKTFEEKNLFNDKSFSTFGGNKHTIKPYYINEDNYVDLIIFDNGDEGLSNSKDEPVRIVLSDSKGGYDLKEIPTSEAESPVWKKEKGALGDLNGDGILDLVLPENLFLYIYWGQKDFPYFTQTNRAKFVGDFTNFGNTSDNGFGEKVPNIAGNSFTTHIYDVNKDGKNDIFIGVGEEHKNDGYNRQARILINQGSGRFNSNGVIYLPYFYPNDEISNGVQDVVMEDLNGDGLNDFIAVNDQMYFNPNRWAPWEIFAYIQQKDGSFVIDKNLVQYNSSTRNGSWKVHLNYFDYNGDGKKDLGYLDSADNGELATKTVFIRTGDKFIETDFYQYDDYAKSLLPTLRK, from the coding sequence ATGCTAAATCGAATCTCTGTTCTTTTTTTATCAATTGCTGTTTTTTCTTGTTCTAAAGAGATTATCCAACAAAAACTTACCGTTGATTGGACTCCTTTAAATGGTGGTACTGTTTCCCCTCCAACTAATGCTTTTGAAAAAGGAACGGTGGTTTCAATGATTGCTACACCTGCAGGTGAATATACATTTAAACAATGGAGTGGTAGTTTATCTGGAACGAATAATCCTTCTCCACTTACAATCGATGCGGATAAACAAGTAACTGGTGTATTTGAAAAACGTCAGTATCCATTATCATTAACGATTGAAGGTAGTGGAACGGTGAAAGAAGAGGTAATTGCAGTAGCAACACAGTCTCAATACCCGTCAGGTACCACTGTGAGATTAACTCCTCAACCAGCCGATAAATATGAATTTGGAGGATGGTCAGGTGATTTAACAAGTACATCTAACCCATTAGACCTAAAGATTGATAAACCGATTAGTCTTAAAGCATTATTTCAGCAGATTAAGTTTCCTGGTTACAAAGTAGACCCGAATGCCAGACAATTAGGATTCAATTATTGGCATCGTGGAACAGGGGTTATGGCTGATTTATATATTGCTCTCTTTCAGAAGCCATTAGGGACTAGAAGTAAATATGGAACATTTTTTAATGGGGTAACTACTGGAGATTTTAATAATGATGGTTGGGTTGATATTTTTAATGCCGGTGCAAATTATATTATTCCACAAGCCAATTTTACTTTTTTAATTTGGAACCCAATTCTAAAGACATTTGAAGAAAAAAATCTATTCAACGATAAAAGCTTTTCAACTTTCGGTGGAAATAAGCATACTATCAAACCTTATTACATCAATGAGGATAATTATGTCGATCTAATAATTTTTGATAATGGGGATGAAGGTCTGTCAAATTCTAAAGACGAACCTGTTAGAATAGTATTGAGTGATTCTAAAGGCGGATATGATCTAAAAGAAATTCCTACTTCTGAAGCGGAGTCGCCGGTTTGGAAAAAGGAGAAAGGGGCATTAGGGGATTTGAATGGGGATGGGATTTTAGATTTAGTGCTTCCTGAAAATCTATTTCTTTATATCTATTGGGGCCAAAAAGATTTCCCATACTTTACACAAACAAATAGAGCAAAATTTGTAGGGGACTTTACAAATTTTGGAAATACAAGTGATAATGGTTTTGGTGAAAAAGTTCCAAATATTGCTGGAAATTCATTTACTACTCACATATATGATGTTAATAAGGATGGTAAAAATGACATTTTTATAGGTGTTGGTGAAGAACACAAAAATGATGGTTATAATAGGCAGGCACGAATTTTAATTAATCAAGGAAGCGGTCGTTTCAATTCCAATGGAGTGATTTACTTGCCCTATTTTTATCCTAATGACGAAATAAGTAATGGAGTTCAAGACGTTGTTATGGAAGATCTGAATGGAGATGGATTAAATGATTTTATTGCAGTTAATGATCAAATGTATTTCAATCCGAATAGATGGGCTCCTTGGGAAATATTTGCTTATATACAGCAGAAAGATGGGTCTTTCGTAATAGATAAAAATCTTGTTCAATATAACTCATCAACAAGAAATGGTTCTTGGAAAGTACATTTAAATTATTTCGATTATAACGGTGATGGCAAAAAGGATCTTGGATATTTAGATTCTGCAGATAACGGTGAATTAGCTACAAAAACTGTATTCATTAGAACTGGTGATAAATTTATTGAAACTGATTTTTATCAATATGATGACTATGCAAAGAGTCTATTGCCAACATTGAGGAAATAA
- a CDS encoding cysteine desulfurase family protein yields MVNILEELKYLDNAATTKLDNRVLEGMMPYFTDLYGNASSTHKLGEKSKSAIENARKEISSAINCNTSEIIFTSGSTESINLAIKGFVESNSHKGNHIITLKTEHKAVLETLRYLETKGIEVTYLDVDSSGIISLEELLQSIKETTLMIAIMYVNNETGVIQEISKIGEIAKERGICFFSDSTQAIGKIEVDVDALNVDMLCFSGHKISGPKGIGVLYIRDGIEITPQIHGGSQEFGLRSGTYNTPLIVGIGIAVKIASNEYKKNFEKAIQLREDILEYFTKNNIGKMAFQRDNTVPNIISIELNDIDAEEFLMFNSSKFFASTGSACNSGLQISSYVIDAIFKNERKQIIRISI; encoded by the coding sequence ATGGTTAACATCTTAGAGGAACTAAAATACCTTGACAATGCTGCGACTACAAAACTCGACAATAGAGTTTTGGAGGGAATGATGCCATATTTTACGGATCTTTATGGTAATGCTTCAAGTACTCACAAGCTTGGCGAGAAATCTAAGTCGGCCATCGAAAATGCAAGAAAGGAAATTAGTTCGGCGATAAATTGTAATACTTCAGAAATTATTTTCACTAGTGGTTCAACTGAGTCAATAAATCTTGCTATTAAGGGATTTGTTGAAAGTAATTCACATAAGGGCAATCACATAATTACATTAAAGACAGAACATAAGGCTGTACTTGAAACATTGAGGTACCTTGAAACTAAGGGTATCGAGGTTACTTATTTGGATGTTGATTCAAGCGGCATAATTTCTTTAGAGGAATTATTGCAAAGCATTAAAGAAACTACTTTAATGATTGCAATTATGTACGTGAATAATGAAACGGGTGTTATTCAAGAAATTAGCAAGATAGGTGAGATAGCAAAAGAAAGAGGAATTTGTTTTTTTTCTGATTCTACCCAAGCAATTGGTAAAATTGAAGTTGATGTTGACGCATTAAATGTAGATATGCTTTGCTTTTCTGGACATAAAATTAGTGGACCTAAAGGAATCGGTGTTTTATATATACGAGATGGTATCGAGATAACTCCTCAAATTCACGGAGGTAGTCAGGAGTTTGGACTTAGATCTGGGACTTACAATACACCACTAATTGTTGGAATCGGTATTGCTGTAAAAATCGCATCTAATGAGTATAAAAAGAACTTTGAAAAAGCTATTCAGCTTAGGGAAGATATTCTTGAATATTTCACTAAGAACAATATTGGTAAAATGGCTTTTCAGCGTGACAATACTGTTCCTAATATTATTAGTATCGAGTTGAATGATATTGATGCAGAAGAATTTTTAATGTTTAATTCTTCTAAGTTTTTTGCTTCAACTGGTAGCGCGTGCAATTCAGGTTTGCAGATTAGTTCTTATGTTATTGACGCTATCTTTAAAAATGAAAGAAAACAAATTATAAGAATATCAATTTAA
- a CDS encoding helix-turn-helix transcriptional regulator, whose translation MFNQNRILRVFKLITLLKTFPAKSIKRLASTLEISERSCYRYMDLLDELGFEVSKDENNKFSLKADQIVDPFTKEESHLIQEVLTISVKNNPLVKSIKAKLPSLEETNILANNIVNGHLSKLVSQINEAILNKTQIIIHKYQSANTESITDRLVEPVGFTDNYGFLCAYEIESNQNKYFKVERMGSVELLDVKCKFESLHKLYKPDVFGFNDSGEKFNIKLRLSMRAQLWIKDDYPETSTYLKDLGNGSWLLEVEVFNMEPVNRILRSMPNDIEAV comes from the coding sequence ATGTTTAATCAGAATCGTATACTTCGTGTTTTCAAGTTGATTACTCTGTTGAAGACTTTCCCAGCGAAGTCTATTAAAAGATTGGCCTCAACTTTAGAAATATCTGAACGCAGTTGCTATCGTTATATGGATTTGTTGGATGAATTGGGCTTCGAAGTGAGTAAGGATGAAAACAATAAATTCTCATTAAAAGCTGATCAGATTGTAGATCCATTCACTAAAGAAGAGTCCCATTTAATCCAGGAGGTATTAACCATTTCGGTGAAGAATAATCCACTAGTGAAATCGATAAAGGCTAAACTACCTTCTCTTGAGGAAACTAATATTCTCGCTAATAATATAGTAAATGGCCATTTATCTAAATTAGTTTCTCAAATCAACGAAGCCATTTTAAATAAAACACAAATCATTATTCATAAGTACCAATCTGCTAATACGGAAAGTATTACAGATAGACTAGTTGAGCCGGTGGGGTTTACAGATAACTATGGATTTCTATGTGCATATGAAATTGAATCAAATCAAAATAAGTATTTCAAAGTAGAGAGAATGGGAAGTGTAGAATTATTAGATGTTAAGTGCAAGTTCGAATCCCTTCATAAATTATATAAACCTGATGTATTTGGATTTAATGATTCAGGAGAAAAATTTAATATTAAACTGAGATTGTCGATGCGTGCTCAATTATGGATAAAAGATGATTATCCTGAAACGAGCACTTATTTAAAGGATTTAGGGAATGGTTCTTGGTTATTAGAGGTTGAGGTGTTCAATATGGAGCCAGTAAATCGTATCCTAAGAAGTATGCCAAATGATATTGAGGCCGTTTAA
- a CDS encoding tetratricopeptide repeat protein, with the protein MKKLALIIFILLTFATFAQTSTIYKSKAANYFDKGDYTKAATNLTLALKINPKDEKAIGNRALCYEKLQKFDLALKDNLELLKYNQSGETLGSIGYDYLWLDKYEESRKYLNQAIELLPEKVVYRYNLALTYQYEENFEEAVIYYDEALVISPKHTPSLISKTRCLVKSKLFENASAVVDSFFADHRFDVEMIILRGDLKKQKGKIEDALNDYTRALAILPEDTEVLNKALKCLYELGYHDEEIELRKREIEILLKSGGSKEAKALSFALLGFAQEAALYYEDALQSYNESLKLDPTGGEGRIYYIRSILKAKLKDYEGACIDLAKTKEVDPGKDEEYDQYFIDDAEFEEFVDYCMPNL; encoded by the coding sequence ATGAAAAAATTAGCACTTATTATCTTTATTCTACTCACATTCGCAACGTTTGCGCAAACATCAACAATTTATAAAAGCAAAGCGGCTAACTATTTTGACAAAGGAGACTACACAAAGGCTGCAACTAATTTAACTTTAGCATTAAAAATCAATCCAAAGGATGAAAAGGCTATAGGAAATAGAGCTTTATGTTATGAAAAACTCCAAAAATTTGACTTAGCTCTTAAAGACAACCTTGAATTACTCAAATACAATCAATCAGGAGAGACATTGGGTTCAATAGGATATGATTATCTATGGCTTGATAAATACGAAGAGTCTCGAAAATACTTAAATCAAGCAATAGAACTACTCCCAGAAAAGGTTGTCTATAGATACAACCTAGCTTTAACATATCAATATGAAGAAAACTTTGAAGAGGCCGTCATTTACTATGATGAGGCATTGGTAATATCTCCCAAACATACTCCAAGTCTTATTTCGAAAACACGATGCTTAGTTAAATCTAAACTTTTCGAAAACGCATCTGCTGTTGTGGATAGCTTCTTTGCAGATCACCGTTTCGATGTCGAAATGATTATACTTCGAGGAGACTTAAAAAAACAAAAAGGAAAGATTGAAGATGCACTAAATGATTATACCAGAGCATTGGCAATTCTTCCAGAAGACACAGAAGTATTGAACAAAGCTTTAAAGTGTCTCTATGAATTAGGTTACCACGATGAGGAAATTGAATTACGGAAAAGAGAAATAGAAATACTTTTAAAATCTGGTGGAAGCAAGGAAGCTAAAGCTTTATCATTTGCTTTGTTGGGTTTTGCTCAAGAGGCAGCTCTATATTATGAAGACGCTCTTCAAAGCTATAACGAGAGTTTAAAACTAGATCCAACAGGTGGAGAAGGCAGAATATACTATATCAGAAGCATCCTAAAAGCAAAATTGAAGGATTACGAAGGTGCCTGTATTGATTTAGCAAAAACAAAAGAGGTAGATCCTGGTAAAGACGAAGAGTATGATCAATATTTTATTGATGATGCAGAATTTGAAGAGTTTGTTGATTACTGTATGCCTAATCTTTAA
- a CDS encoding carboxypeptidase-like regulatory domain-containing protein, which produces MKPNLLFFVRGIMGLFFLLFASMPSEARFSVYAKEDSSLFKQFKGSVLDSKTRNELIYASITVSGTTISTISNSEGKFSIKVPAENQHATLLISFLGYRNKVVSIQDLKPEKNVLYLEPSTTFLEEVVVKGGDAKNIYAGVLANRLQNYGDDPIQMTAFYRETIRKRRTYVSLSESIINVLKQPFQSGSQDQISLYKGRKNADYSKLDTVNFKLQGGPFSALFIDLVKYPDFIFSNEAFDLYDFNLEENTQINDNQVLVLAFKQKQGIETPLYYGKLYIDAKSLAVVSATFALNVENKVKAGLMFTRKKPAGLDIYPTEVRYQINYRQQKDKWIYAYSRADLTFKLNWAKRIFNTVYTTSIEMAVTDWKKQENKENPDTQKLSSNVIMSDKVKSLGDPDFWGKYNIIEPEKSIETAIRKLQRKALSEGGVE; this is translated from the coding sequence ATGAAACCTAACCTACTATTTTTTGTGCGAGGAATAATGGGATTGTTCTTCCTGCTGTTTGCTTCGATGCCCTCAGAGGCACGTTTTTCTGTTTATGCTAAGGAAGATTCGAGTTTGTTCAAGCAGTTTAAAGGATCGGTTTTGGACAGCAAAACAAGAAACGAACTCATCTACGCGAGCATCACCGTTTCCGGAACCACCATCTCCACCATCAGTAATAGCGAGGGTAAATTTTCCATCAAAGTTCCTGCCGAAAATCAGCATGCAACCCTCCTCATTTCCTTCCTAGGCTATAGAAACAAAGTCGTTTCCATCCAAGATTTAAAGCCCGAAAAGAATGTGTTGTATTTAGAACCCAGCACAACCTTTCTGGAAGAGGTGGTAGTAAAAGGTGGTGATGCAAAAAATATCTATGCTGGGGTTTTGGCAAATCGTCTACAAAACTATGGCGACGATCCCATCCAAATGACGGCTTTCTACCGCGAAACCATTCGCAAACGCCGCACATACGTCTCCCTTTCTGAGTCCATCATTAATGTGCTAAAGCAACCCTTCCAAAGTGGTTCACAAGATCAAATCAGTCTATACAAGGGCAGAAAAAATGCCGATTACTCGAAGTTAGACACAGTCAATTTCAAACTCCAAGGTGGTCCATTTTCCGCCCTGTTCATCGATTTAGTGAAGTATCCTGACTTTATCTTTTCAAACGAGGCCTTCGACCTGTACGATTTCAACCTAGAAGAAAACACCCAGATAAATGACAACCAGGTTTTGGTATTAGCCTTCAAACAAAAACAAGGCATCGAAACCCCGCTTTATTACGGGAAATTATACATCGATGCGAAGAGTTTGGCCGTCGTTAGTGCTACTTTCGCCCTAAATGTCGAAAATAAAGTCAAAGCCGGACTCATGTTCACCCGCAAAAAGCCAGCCGGCCTTGACATCTACCCTACTGAAGTCCGCTACCAGATTAACTATAGACAACAAAAAGACAAGTGGATTTATGCCTATTCTCGCGCGGATTTGACGTTTAAATTGAATTGGGCCAAACGTATCTTCAACACCGTCTACACCACCTCCATCGAAATGGCGGTGACCGACTGGAAAAAACAAGAAAACAAAGAGAATCCAGATACCCAAAAACTAAGTTCCAATGTCATCATGTCCGACAAGGTGAAGAGTTTAGGGGATCCAGATTTTTGGGGTAAATACAATATCATTGAACCCGAAAAATCGATCGAAACGGCTATACGGAAACTTCAAAGAAAGGCGCTGAGTGAAGGAGGCGTGGAATAG
- a CDS encoding glycoside hydrolase family 30 protein: MKHILLAFCTLAFLFSCSKEEQVPVQTTPTLDFSNAEFYLSLPKQKSFFQKIDKPGANGSGDLLVVNPDLTFQTIDGFGLALTGGSAQVMYRLEPVKRAALLQELFGKNGMTVLRISVGASDLDSAVFSYEDEPGTFSLAKSKPDLIPLLKEIIAINPAIKIMASPWSAPIWMKDNYSSRGGSLMEKYYVTYAEYLAKYIQEMAKEGIPIWSLTPQNEPLNPGNNPSMYMSALMQGTFVAKALGPVFEKQGIQTKIVIYDHNCDHPEYAIELLNVPEVRKYVNGSAFHLYGGDISAMSQVQRAHPDKDLYFTEQWTGAKGDFASEFMWHMKNVIIGSVNNHAKAVIEWNLATDPTYGPHTPGGCSECLGALTIGGQEITRNQSYYIVMQAAKFIPPGSVRIGISAPLGIQAAAFKRPDGKIVVLVQNEGAKKSISLGKQNIELAADSVLTIVL; this comes from the coding sequence ATGAAACACATTCTTCTCGCATTCTGCACGTTAGCTTTTTTATTCTCGTGCAGTAAAGAAGAACAGGTGCCGGTTCAAACGACACCTACTCTTGATTTTTCAAACGCTGAATTCTACCTCAGCCTTCCTAAACAGAAATCCTTTTTTCAGAAAATTGATAAGCCTGGAGCGAATGGTTCAGGCGATCTGTTGGTTGTAAATCCTGATTTAACATTTCAAACTATCGATGGTTTTGGATTGGCCTTGACGGGAGGGAGTGCGCAAGTGATGTATCGCTTGGAACCGGTGAAGAGGGCTGCGTTGTTGCAGGAGTTGTTTGGGAAAAATGGGATGACCGTGTTGCGCATTAGTGTGGGGGCGTCTGATTTAGATTCAGCGGTATTTTCTTATGAGGATGAGCCAGGAACATTTAGTTTGGCCAAATCGAAACCGGACTTAATTCCCCTGTTGAAGGAAATTATAGCGATTAATCCGGCCATTAAAATTATGGCGTCACCCTGGTCTGCGCCTATTTGGATGAAGGACAATTATTCTAGCAGGGGCGGCTCGTTGATGGAAAAATACTATGTCACCTACGCGGAATATTTAGCGAAGTATATACAGGAGATGGCCAAAGAAGGTATTCCGATTTGGTCCTTAACTCCGCAGAATGAACCCTTGAATCCAGGCAATAATCCGAGTATGTACATGAGTGCATTGATGCAGGGTACTTTTGTTGCCAAAGCTTTGGGACCTGTATTTGAAAAACAAGGTATTCAGACGAAAATTGTCATTTATGATCACAATTGCGATCACCCAGAATATGCGATTGAATTATTAAATGTGCCGGAGGTTCGAAAGTATGTGAACGGTTCTGCCTTTCACTTGTATGGTGGGGATATATCGGCCATGAGTCAAGTACAAAGGGCACATCCTGATAAAGATTTGTATTTTACAGAGCAGTGGACCGGTGCGAAGGGAGATTTTGCAAGTGAGTTTATGTGGCACATGAAAAATGTCATTATAGGTTCAGTTAATAATCATGCCAAAGCAGTCATTGAATGGAATCTAGCCACCGATCCTACCTATGGCCCTCACACGCCTGGCGGATGTTCGGAATGTCTAGGCGCCTTAACTATTGGTGGCCAGGAAATCACTCGAAATCAATCGTATTACATCGTCATGCAAGCGGCTAAATTTATCCCTCCAGGATCTGTTCGCATAGGCATTTCTGCTCCATTGGGTATTCAGGCGGCGGCTTTCAAGCGACCTGATGGAAAAATAGTCGTGCTGGTTCAAAATGAGGGAGCTAAAAAGAGTATATCCCTAGGCAAGCAGAATATAGAATTAGCAGCGGATTCGGTTTTGACGATTGTGCTATAA